ttttttcactgataatttaaaataatgaaataaattttattgagccAGTAAATATTTGTCAATGCTGTGAGGAAAGCCGTCTCTTCGGTCATTGGtacctaaataattaaaaaaaatcaataaataataaaacggtTTATTGTAATCGATAGATTAAAtgacttttctttatttaaattgtcattacgaaattttattaattgatatcaaAATTGATTCTTgtggaataaatatttaaatagattctgttaaaaatttttgaaaaataaaactaattagtaggcgatattaattttttttaattatgtaaaaaaaaatattgcagttttaattaaagaaattaattaattaaatatttaaatgaatttgatttaaaattttgaataaaaaaaaaaaataatttaatctatcgtgaattaaatataaaaaataattatttgaataattaaaataataatggtgCGATAATTAATCTAAATTACAAcgattttgtttaataaaattagcgcGCACCTGGAAGTACCTGAAAGtgttttgatgaaaaaaaatataaataaatatattacatgTATTAATATTCTCAAATATAAATCATCAATTTGTTGGATCAATTGacgttaattaaattcaattgacagccaaaataataataacaattattaattataattgcacTAGtgtgtattataaatattcaaacgtggattaaatttgaaataaaaaaaatattttctcttgCAGTACACGCAACTAAACGATTTGtcgtttgattattttttaataccaatTCAATTTCTCATTTAGGCTGGACCTAAAACTTTCTTTCCTGTTAatgtacataattttaattattattacaaacttttaaaattaattccttcAATTACTCGAtaaatcaaacttttttttcccaaaaattacataaaaaaaaaattaaaatatttgtaattgtaattatgaaaataaatgtgaaataaaaaaaaatattttaattgtagaatcaaaagaaaattttatcaagagaaataataaatatattctaataattcacgcttttttaaatggaaatatatatatacgtatatataaatttgttgcATAATaagagatataaatatatatatatttgattataaatactATAAATAATCCACGAATTGCTTAAGATTAAGTGACTAAAAgttaattgtatttaaaattaaaataaaaaaaaaactaatacatattttaaaataaaaaaatagtgtgtcGTTTTACACTGCCGCAGAGCGCTGGacaaattgtaaattatgtAGAAAAATACCAACAAATTAAACAGATTGACTGTAAATATAtctttattaacataaaaaaaaaaaaaaaagtaagtgttagataaataattattaatccaGCATTTAAAATCCTAGTGAAATTAGTGGGGAtctgatttcaaaaattcttcatATGATTTTTCGTCCATCAGCGTTTTTATCTGACCTACGTCATCAACCTGGACTTTGAACAGCCAGCCGTCTTTGTAAGGTGACGTATTTATTAGTCCTGGTTTATTTTCGactgttgtatttttttcaataacttttccGGTTATCGGACTTATTATTTCTGACGCTGCTTTCACAGACTCCAGGGCGCCGACTTCTTCtgcaattttcataaattattttatttattactaaagttcccatttttttatatttcgcgggcaatttaaaattttaaatattataataaaataaataaattaaaacttttgtaaatgAATAAACTGTACCCAGGATATGTCCAGAAAAATTACGcatgagtttaaaaattttgatgacaagtgactgataattaaaaaatttgaaattatcagATGTCTGCTACTTTTATcatcacaaaatttatttattaatttaattaaatttaattaccatcTTTTTTAATAGTAGATCCAACCTCAGGTAATTGTGCATAAACAACATCACCAAGTGCATCTTGAGCGTAATTAGATATACCAACAGTaccaatattattatttaattcaatccATTCGTGTTTGTCTGTATACCAtctttctaaaaaaatttattaattatttattcaattttttaaaaatatcaattacttataaaaaataattaacacaacaattaattcatgatagtaaagttagcgggcatttgaaaatttttaaaacttctaaataataaactaaaatgtttataaaataaaaataaagaaataaatgttgacaattcaaaattcagtataaaatttacacTCTTATTAATTGACAGTTACTCGTatcaagttttaaatatatgaaaatatattaccGGCTAAAGTAGATGTCGTTGCAATAGTTCTCGCATGCGCAATAGATTTTATCAGCTGAGAATCATCactagtaaaatatttaattgtcttGACacaagaaatacttttaaattgtcttGTCAATTGTTTAACCAAGAGcgccatttttaaatatttacaaatcttacagataataataataataataattagaaaaaaatttattgtaatttagcAGCAAGTTGTGTAATAAGCGcgtcaattaaattgtttttttttttagccgaTGTCTGGGTCTACTGGTCTTGTGACGGCGGCGTTCGCGTTTCGACGACCGCGTGACTCAAACGACTGACAAAATTACTGAATAACTTAAAAGTTAacacaatattatttatggtttTAATCAATGACCTTTCTTATCAATTAGATTATCTAAGTACTATTTcgtagttaattatttttacaataactcATTATTTGCTTgactgttaattttatttttaaaaaactaaaaatagccgtctgataatttttttataaatgataaattataaaaaaaaaatatttttaaaaattgcacttatagtttttataattttccccatgtgcatatttttagtttttcttttttttgtaaactttaGGATGataaaagtgaatttttttttggcggtgaatttaaagttttaaaaaagaaatattgtaaaaattttaatcagttttgTGATTGaggaaaatatataagaatttatgtatgatttttattttaataaatagatttagGTCAATTTAACAATCACGTGAGGTCATAAGTCATAAATTATCGATATTTATGCAATaacgaattaaatatttatatatatgtgataaatttattattatattttatatcgaCCTAaagaacttgaaaaaattaaatcaagattgaggatcaataaaattttcactgttttcatttttatttcattttatttaagtcaAAATATTCAGCAATTCTTTTTAGCATcgacgaataaaaaaataaaaaattaaattaaaacaacttatgatttataaatttaaatgaggaATGAAATCAAATGATACTGAAGcaggaaaattttcaagtttttttatccGAGAttaatttatctgtaaatgatatatattaaatatatagatatactcaatgtatgtaattttcaaattaaaaaattatataattttatataacactGAAGTTTACtgatttctaataatttttgaattttttaaaacatggtaaattaaaaaaaaaaaactatttcaaaaaattgcacttatagatttttaatttttctacatatgcattttttcattttttttttttttgtaatttatttgttgaaaaaaataattcgtaaattttcaattgtctgttaacttcaggataattttttaaaaatgcgcactggtaatttttagaaaactcgtacacatttttgaatttttcttgataCAATTTGATACAAATAATCAATGATTGTAAGTTATTCGCGCtcgtattttatatttaattcataatcacAAAAATACTCTGCTGCTTTAatttactatcattattataattattattgtaaaaaaaaatttcaaagcccAATGGTGTAGGATCGACCATTAGGATTATGAATTCCCAAGAATCTCGGCTTGCTGATGCACCACTCGTACCAAACATTCTTAGGACTACATTTCCTccagaaatttaattctatttcATCTCCCGTTTTTACTGGTATCGGCTCCTAAAATAAACcatcagtaaataattatcaattaacattaatatgaaaaaaaataattacccgTATAGGAAAGAAAATAGGGAACCAACTCAACATCCCTGGGCTGTGAGTCTCCGGTACGATACTcaaagttatattttcatacaaaaCGACATCAAAGTATCCAACAAACCCGTGTAATACTGAGTTCTGCTCAACTGTAAATGACTTCTTTTCATACCGCGAGTTATTTATTGTCGcgtctgaaaaataattattacaaattgataagtctgatatttatgaaataaataaacctgGGTACCTTTGTTGGGATGGTAAAAAGTAAACAGCGGCTGCTCTTTAGCAATCTGATATTTGTTGTGCAAATATACAACATACGGAGTTTCAAAATGCGACAACTGATGTTTGTCTTTGTCGAGGCACTGCTTCAGTTCGTTGTAAATTTTCGATGACTGAACTGGCCCGATGTAGGAAGTGTATGACTGGGGAATGCTGATACCGtcatctaaaataattaaatgagaatcaaatatttaattaaaagacaTTGGAGATAAATTATCacctttcaaaaatttctgagCGCCGTCTAAGCACTCTGGCGACAACTCGTTGTCTCCAAACGACCCCAGCAACTCAGAAACGAGTATGTCCGCTTTCTCTGGAGCTTCCCATTGTCTCATGTCTGAGGAAACTATCGTCACTCTGTCGCCAAAGATGTCATTCTTCAGAGCATGTAACGTCAGGATAgcatttggatttttttctactgCGTAAACTTTGACCTGTACTTTGGCCATGTCTGCGGCATTCAAAGTCGCTCGGATTAATGGACCTCGTCCAGCTCCTACGACCATTATTACTCTGGAAATTATCATTAGTCAATCAATTTCGTCGacgaattaataaattaaaataaaagtaaactaACAAAGTAGTAGCAGGACTTTCGGTctgcattttaaataaaatcgctCGATGAATAGCACGCTGATACTCGGAATATTTAACAGGATCCTTTTCAAATACTTCATAAGTACCAGACTCGAGATTATCCATCAGCGGCTGCAGGGGGAACTGGAGATAGTCTTCATACCCGCGGCCGTAACGTTGCAGTGGGCCGTGGACTTGGAAGCCTTTTTTCCACAAATGGTCAAGGTAATTGAAGTACAGGGTCAAGTCTGGGTAACGATTAGATCCCGTCAAAATAAACTGGACATTCAGAGGACTGAACCTCTGAATTAGCACCTGGTGCGCGCGTCCAAGTACCGGGTACCCTTTTTTGTTGCTTATGAACAAAGTCGTgggtaaaattaaacattttaccGGTTCTCCGAGCCAGCGATTAATCTAcaggataaataatttaattaattgataaattgaatgGTTAATTAACTATGAGTCAAGTACCTCATCTTCTTCAGGTAAGTCATGGCTGACAATAAGAGCGACtccgatttttttatcaaagtcGCAAATGAACCGGAACCCGTTCCACCATTCCCATGGACTCTCGCAGTTTATTTCCTCATCAGTGCGGTAGGACATCGTCTGCTTGGCCGGGTTCTCCATGGGTATTTGGACCCAGACTTGGGTGTTTGACACCGAGACTAGTTTGTTATTGATAATACGCGCTAGGTTTATGTTCTTGTCAATGGTTCCGTTTAATTTGAAAGTTATCGCGGGTATCCCCAGGTGAGATGCCAGTGACAGTTCCTGTGCCAACGCGGCCTCGCTGTTTTCACGCACGTGTTTTATTGCCGAGTCCACGTTGATGTGCGGAGACAGTCGGCCAACTATCAGTGAGTTCCAGTCTAtaatttgaatgttttttatttagcccgcgaaaattcaaatttgataaattaaattggaatttaaattaaaattaacctGATGTACTGAGGATCATGTCAGCACGCGTGAAAGCTACATGTCGATCTTTAGCTGTCCCTGATATAAATTCACGTTTTAATTGCGGGTGAACTAATGGTATGCAAATAAATTCATAGCTGAAAttgtaaacatttaattttatttagagtaataaatttaaaaagttattttttttttattaccaggACTGCTGAGCTGTCTCCAAGCAGCTATTTAAATCTGGTGCTGCTGCAAAGTTAAGGCCACATGACACTGATCGTGTTCCtgacattttttgtatctaaaaaaaaaaaaaaatttactgcaaTTTAACctcaaaagttgaaaattttacataaataaaaacttactcTGGTGTCTTAATAAAATCTATCAAGTTAcgataattgttattatttttttatatacttgtgattagtttaattgacaattaatgaggtatttatttactgagtaatagtttatttgttaaataattatgagacGGTTAGCGCATGGTATTTTTGGCGCCATCTGTATTCTCTGCGCAGTGAGAACTGCGCAGGCGGCAAACGACTTTGACCGAGCATTGACGTTGACTGCCGATTTCTGACGCACAGAGATTCaaagtttgaaatattttagcGCTTTTAgattctgcaaaaaaaaacaaaaaaaaattctatacatGTAGATTTATCTGCGAAACGAGAAAGAAgacattatttttgtattttactgaacttacaaaaaaaagatttttttgacgcgaaaaatttttacgctaGCACACAagcgaatgaaaaaaaaatatgaagaaattgaatctttaaattttaatcgccgaaaaaatataaactctaCTTACAGATAAATAtgacatatataaaaaattgatcgtATGTtgccaaaaatatttagaagtcacgttaaaaagtttttgacaGCAATTGACATCTTATAGCCAGACAACTTGCGGCTAAGAAAGTCGAAATAAGAATGGACTGTCCTCAGCAGCGTTGGGTAGAAACGATATCGATTACATTTATTCTGTATGATGTACATGCACGATTTACCTGCCGCTTCAAAAGACACCTGCTGacaaaagataataaaatatgctCTTTACTAGAACACTGGACTGATATCTGAACAAAAGACTCAGGAAATCTTTAAATCTTTTAGTCTCTTTAAAGTCTCGttactacaaaattttatcaaaaagatgtttcattgtttttttttataaaaatggacGTCTTTGATAGCATGCATTGGAGACCAACAAAGAAACTGATGTCTGCACTAGGTGCCTGGCCTTTCCAACCGGtcattcaacaaaaaatactcggatctctattttattttatcatacaaAGTATTTATGTAGTTGAGGTACTCGAGTACTTGTATAGCTTTACAACTGGATTTACAAATTTGTATATTGTTAGATTTCGAAATTAATGGTAGTGTGGGGTAATTTAACTGAGACACTTGACTGCTTACCGGTATTTGTATATCATTCGATGGTGCAAATTAAGATGTCAAATTGtctattgaatttgaaaaaggTGAGACAATATTCagtgtttgaaaaaaatttacctaaaTGTATTAGTGAGATTTTGATTTACAggccaaaattttattgtcgaAAGTTAAAAGAGATTGGGAATCGAATTTAGAAGAGtccgaaattaaaattttatgcaatgaTGGACGTATTCACAAATCAGTAATGGATATCTATTCTagtgagttatttttttttccttttcagACAAAGCGCgccattacaaaaaaatacgaatttatagtaaatttttacctGTGCAAATTTTTAGGtcttatcaaattaaaattaaaaacttttatctactcgaaacaaaaattttacctactcataattttttattttttccagcttcaataatttatgactttaagacatgtacatatatatcatataaaagtatttatttataggtGGTTTATCTTCTGTCGCTGTAATTTATGCTGTGGTACCGCTAGTTCCAATATTTCTTGACATTGTGGTTCCATTGAATGAAACAAGACCTAAAATTCTGCCATACCCTACTGAGTACTTTGTGgacattgaaaataatttctatgcACTTTACATACATGGATTTATAGTGACTCCGATagctttgttttattttctcgCCTTTGATTCCCTTTACGCAGGCTTAGCTCAGCACGCATGCAGTATGTTCACAATTCTCGggtaaatattcattttactttaaataaaaaaaaaaaaacctactATACTAATCAACATCCCAATGAAATTCAGAAGACGCCTAGAAAAATTGACAGCCGAccaaaatattatcaatataaaaagaaatccAGTAAACGAAGAAAATGGTATCAAGTCATTGGtgatttgtataaaaatgCACAAAGAGATTTTGcggtaagtaaaaaaaatttcagacatttctcttaaaataatttttaaatttaattgaaggtTTGCGCAACTTTTAGAAGAAAATTatagcaattatttttttttattacttggcACTATCGTACTTGGCTTAACTGTTACCGGTTTTCAAGtcagtattcaaattttcagtctgtttataattattttgaataatttattatttagtttgtaGTTTTGGCAACGGAAATTGGCGAAAAAATACGTTGCCTTTGGTATGGGACCGgtcaaattattcatttattttttttaagttatcttggacaacaattaataaaccaCAGCGAATATATCAATGAATCAATGTAATcagcaataatttttacaaaaatttcacattaaaaattttttagcctAACGAATTACTTTAACTTACATTTTGACAGATGTGCCGCCAAGTGGTATAACTATcccaaaaaaatgaaacttttgattaTTGTAATGCTGATGAGAGGGAAAATAGTGTCGACTATCACCGCCggtaaaatttacattatgtCAGTTGAAAACTTTAGCTCCGtaagtgttaaaattttatttttactaaataaattctcagctttccaaagaaatatttattgcagGTAATGAAGACTTCGATGTCATATTTTACTGTTCTTACATCCGTACAGTAATCAatagtgttaattaattatataaattattagtttttaaaattatagatactatttttttggtaatacTGTAAAATGACATTGTAATGCGgcgtataataaaaaatgaattaacttttaataatatatttataaaaaaaaaatttattcaagatttttaattaaattacttactctgtaacttaaataaatctttttccTCCAGTATTTTACAATGGAAGGCGAATAAAATGTGGGATGACAATCAGTAgacagaatgaaaaaaaaaaaaaaaaaaaaaaaaaaaaaaaaaaaaaaaccgatcGACACACAGGAGATCCCTAGACATGAAGAGGTGGTCTCTTGTAAAAGAGATTTTACacttccaaaaatttttacaatttacacAACAATacacattataaataaaaagtggcTTGCGCGCGAATTATAAATTCTCGtagcaattataaaataaattgaatgacacattttataatttcacagaaaaaatataaaaagttgacagttgaaatttttatatatcatttcttaaataaattttttgtaaatattggaGGTAAagtatgtaaaattatattgagttGTAGTCTGactgaatatttgaatttatttcttgcTATGGCTGTCAAAGACTGAAGTACGACAAAGGCTATCAGCGGGATATCGATTTCAAAAATCGCGTGCATGGAATAAACTCTTTCTAggagttattaaatattcttattGACATCAGTCAACCACCTTTATAACTAGCTTAAAAaggattcaaaatttataaactttgtaGTCTTTGTCGAGTTTTGTTACAGTCTGTCTTTTGCCAGGAATATTTCATCAAAGTTTCGTCTAGACAATGGATCTGTTTGATGATTTAAACTGGAGACATACGAAGCTACTGATGTCTAGCTTCGGTGCTTGGCCCTTTCAGTCACGAGCTAAACGACTAATACTTGGAACTACCGGTCACTTTATGCTAGAAAGTATGCTGATACCCGAGGtacgtaaatatatatttttatattcattacttccgttcatttatttaatactctaAACATATTtctagataattaaattagtaaccatccgcaataatttaaaaatggtagCCGACTGTATTCCATTACTCATCTTACACATAATGgtactaattaaaatactaagttGTCATCAAAATACTCAACGAGTACGTttgcataattaatataaaaataaattaattatataatttatagaaatatattttttcattaaattcggtgactatattaatttttatttatctaattagctaaaaaatttattaatgcgCGTCCAACGCGACTGGCAACTAAATTTAGAtgaatcagaaataaaaatcctGCGTAATGATGGACacaatcataaaatattcatgGATTTTTACTAcagtaagtttatttaaacgaatatttatgtaaaatacttattaattgtttaaatttaaagttagcATATATTCGGCAGCAGTAATTTACATGCTGGTACCGATAATACCAAAAATATTAGACTACATCGTACCGTTAAATGAATCAAGACCATCGTTACCATTCTATCAAGCTGAATATTTCGTCGACCCGAACAAGTACTCgacaattatttacatttgctCATGTCTTGTAACTCCAATCACTCCGACCGTTTTTGTAGCATTCGACTCTATTTACTCCTGTCTCATCCAACATTCCTGCAGCATGTTCACTATTATTGGGTAATTGCtgcaacaaataaaaattttcaacaagtATTAAGTATGTGATTATTCAATTACAGACGTCGGTTGCAAAATTTGACAAATGATTTGAATATTTCccgcaatgaaaaaaatgatgatgataaatttaagttgCTGGTAAATTGCATACGAATTCATAAAGACGTTTTAGAGTTAGTAGTTAAAATTtactgttttttaatatttttaattcaattattatatatatttttttttaatatttgtttattttgttgCAATAAAGATTTGTGGCGCTCgttgaaatgaattttacaaattatttgtttgtattattgggtattattgtcattggAATAAGTTTTACTGGATTTCAAGTATGTATATCAATTACATTAGCTAATTAAccaatttgacttttttgttaattaaaataaatattttttgtaagacATGCAGCCGAATTCCATTCACTCGGAACTTCCCTTCGATCTTGACCCCTATTACGAGCTGCGCTCTTACCGGATGCTGTACATTTGTTGTAACTGTGTAGTTTACCCTTTGAAGAAGAAAGAACATTCgataattagaaattttcagaaaatttctgCACCTACGTAGACTAACTGTCCGAGTTAATGGAATTCGACTGTATTCGAAATGTacctaataatttaaactgtgACCTGAGCAGtgcaaaaacttttatttttagacaGTAATAATGGCCAATAAATTGGTAGATAAAATAAGAATTGGTTGGTTTGGAATGTGTCAAGTTGTCCACTTATATGTACTCAGTTACTTTGGACAGAAATTAATCGATCACAGTGAATACATACacaaatctgtgtaattttgatactttattatttaatttttatctatattcTGGCTGatagttgataaaatttttttttctgacagaTGTTTAACTCACTGGTACAGTTTTCCTCATAAAACGAAACCACTGATTGTTTTAATACTGCTGAGATGTAAAATACTGTCGAAAATAACGGCGGGAAAACTTTACGTTATgtctgtagaaaattttacgtCTGTAAGTTTCTTCAGTCGATTCCTATTAACTTTCAATAGAGCGctgaataattttctttcttttttccgACTTAcaggtaatgaaaaaatcaatcTCTTATTTTACAGTACTGACGTCagtacagtaataattatattgaa
This genomic window from Microplitis demolitor isolate Queensland-Clemson2020A chromosome 6, iyMicDemo2.1a, whole genome shotgun sequence contains:
- the LOC103572809 gene encoding glycine cleavage system H protein; translation: MALLVKQLTRQFKSISCVKTIKYFTSDDSQLIKSIAHARTIATTSTLAERWYTDKHEWIELNNNIGTVGISNYAQDALGDVVYAQLPEVGSTIKKDEEVGALESVKAASEIISPITGKVIEKNTTVENKPGLINTSPYKDGWLFKVQVDDVGQIKTLMDEKSYEEFLKSDPH
- the LOC103572761 gene encoding protein arginine N-methyltransferase 5 encodes the protein MSGTRSVSCGLNFAAAPDLNSCLETAQQSCYEFICIPLVHPQLKREFISGTAKDRHVAFTRADMILSTSDWNSLIVGRLSPHINVDSAIKHVRENSEAALAQELSLASHLGIPAITFKLNGTIDKNINLARIINNKLVSVSNTQVWVQIPMENPAKQTMSYRTDEEINCESPWEWWNGFRFICDFDKKIGVALIVSHDLPEEDEINRWLGEPVKCLILPTTLFISNKKGYPVLGRAHQVLIQRFSPLNVQFILTGSNRYPDLTLYFNYLDHLWKKGFQVHGPLQRYGRGYEDYLQFPLQPLMDNLESGTYEVFEKDPVKYSEYQRAIHRAILFKMQTESPATTLVIMVVGAGRGPLIRATLNAADMAKVQVKVYAVEKNPNAILTLHALKNDIFGDRVTIVSSDMRQWEAPEKADILVSELLGSFGDNELSPECLDGAQKFLKDDGISIPQSYTSYIGPVQSSKIYNELKQCLDKDKHQLSHFETPYVVYLHNKYQIAKEQPLFTFYHPNKDATINNSRYEKKSFTVEQNSVLHGFVGYFDVVLYENITLSIVPETHSPGMLSWFPIFFPIREPIPVKTGDEIELNFWRKCSPKNVWYEWCISKPRFLGIHNPNGRSYTIGL
- the LOC103572808 gene encoding uncharacterized protein LOC103572808, which codes for MDVFDSMHWRPTKKLMSALGAWPFQPVIQQKILGSLFYFIIQSIYVVEISKLMVVWGNLTETLDCLPVFVYHSMVQIKMSNCLLNLKKAKILLSKVKRDWESNLEESEIKILCNDGRIHKSVMDIYSSGLSSVAVIYAVVPLVPIFLDIVVPLNETRPKILPYPTEYFVDIENNFYALYIHGFIVTPIALFYFLAFDSLYAGLAQHACSMFTILGRRLEKLTADQNIINIKRNPVNEENGIKSLVICIKMHKEILRFAQLLEENYSNYFFLLLGTIVLGLTVTGFQFVVLATEIGEKIRCLWYGTGQIIHLFFLSYLGQQLINHSEYINESICAAKWYNYPKKMKLLIIVMLMRGKIVSTITAGKIYIMSVENFSSVMKTSMSYFTVLTSVQ
- the LOC128667980 gene encoding uncharacterized protein LOC128667980, giving the protein MDLFDDLNWRHTKLLMSSFGAWPFQSRAKRLILGTTGHFMLESMLIPELKNLLMRVQRDWQLNLDESEIKILRNDGHNHKIFMDFYYISIYSAAVIYMLVPIIPKILDYIVPLNESRPSLPFYQAEYFVDPNKYSTIIYICSCLVTPITPTVFVAFDSIYSCLIQHSCSMFTIIGRRLQNLTNDLNISRNEKNDDDKFKLLTVIMANKLVDKIRIGWFGMCQVVHLYVLSYFGQKLIDHSEYIHKSVCLTHWYSFPHKTKPLIVLILLRCKILSKITAGKLYVMSVENFTSVMKKSISYFTVLTSVQ